In a single window of the Streptomyces sp. HUAS ZL42 genome:
- a CDS encoding carbohydrate-binding protein, which yields MTPGNNGASTPEDDDPFGYLYADGQANGAQPPSGGYGYPNSVSRVRAVGERQYGQGAAPGQQPTAQYGQTQPTMPQQGAYGQPNAHYAAPETFPGGAPTTQQRAYGEGGGGGGRGPNTKGLLIGAIAVVAAVVIGIGVAMMNGDSNDKAGSDAASSPAASQSASPSKPEASSSASGAAELPPIDAKALRLDGGATLASDVKGAQADGGIYVTGLNTTGATVTWTVNGIPEDGTYTLFAHYSAAGEDGKMTLTINGKTFGTKLSMKNYAKAAKDDFAKGWTTTFAWPTLTKGTNTISLSCQDGDSCNVLLDQLWLKQGQVEK from the coding sequence ATGACGCCCGGCAACAACGGCGCGAGCACGCCGGAGGACGACGACCCGTTCGGCTACCTCTACGCCGACGGACAGGCCAACGGAGCACAGCCGCCGTCCGGTGGTTACGGCTACCCGAACTCGGTCAGCCGGGTGCGGGCGGTCGGCGAGCGGCAGTACGGGCAGGGCGCCGCCCCCGGCCAGCAGCCGACCGCGCAGTACGGCCAGACCCAGCCGACCATGCCCCAGCAGGGTGCGTACGGCCAGCCGAACGCGCACTACGCCGCACCCGAGACGTTCCCCGGCGGCGCGCCGACCACCCAGCAGCGGGCGTACGGCGAGGGCGGGGGCGGCGGTGGCCGTGGCCCCAACACCAAGGGTCTGCTGATCGGCGCGATCGCGGTGGTCGCCGCGGTCGTGATCGGCATCGGCGTCGCCATGATGAACGGCGACTCGAACGACAAGGCGGGCTCCGACGCCGCCTCGTCGCCGGCCGCGTCGCAGAGCGCCTCGCCGAGCAAGCCCGAGGCGAGCAGCAGCGCCTCCGGCGCGGCGGAGCTGCCGCCGATCGACGCGAAGGCGCTCCGGCTGGACGGGGGCGCCACGCTCGCGTCCGACGTCAAGGGCGCCCAGGCCGACGGCGGCATCTACGTGACGGGCCTCAACACCACCGGCGCCACGGTCACCTGGACCGTGAACGGCATCCCCGAGGACGGCACCTACACCCTCTTCGCGCACTACAGCGCCGCGGGTGAGGACGGGAAGATGACGCTCACGATCAACGGCAAGACGTTCGGCACCAAGCTGAGCATGAAGAACTACGCCAAGGCCGCCAAGGACGACTTCGCGAAGGGCTGGACGACCACGTTCGCGTGGCCCACCCTCACCAAGGGCACCAACACGATCAGCCTCTCCTGCCAGGACGGCGACAGCTGCAACGTCCTGCTGGACCAGCTGTGGCTGAAGCAGGGGCAGGTCGAGAAGTAG
- a CDS encoding 1-phosphofructokinase family hexose kinase, with protein sequence MILTVTLNTALDITYRVRALRPHASHRVSDVTERPGGKGLNVARVLAALGHEVTVTGFVGGATGRVVQERLTGIPGVVDALVPVAGATRRTIAVVDELTGDTTQLNEPGPVIAPLEWSAFQEAYEDLVASASAVALCGSLPPGVPVGAYAGLVRTARAAQVPVLLDTSGEPLRRGVAARPDLIKPNADELAELTGSHEPLRATQDARRRGASAVVASLGAQGLLAATAEGRWRATPPARVHGNPAGAGDSAVAGLLSGLVEHLPWQDRLARAAALSAATVLAPTAGDFDRSAYEELVGRIAVTGEVTAA encoded by the coding sequence GTGATCCTGACGGTCACGCTGAACACCGCTCTCGACATCACCTATCGGGTACGGGCACTTCGGCCGCACGCGTCCCACCGGGTCTCCGACGTGACGGAACGGCCCGGTGGCAAGGGGCTGAACGTGGCCCGCGTGCTGGCCGCGCTCGGGCACGAGGTGACGGTCACCGGCTTCGTGGGCGGCGCCACCGGGCGCGTCGTCCAGGAGCGACTCACCGGCATCCCCGGGGTGGTGGACGCGCTCGTCCCCGTCGCCGGTGCGACCCGGCGCACGATCGCCGTCGTCGACGAGCTCACCGGAGACACGACCCAGCTGAACGAGCCGGGGCCGGTCATAGCGCCCCTCGAGTGGTCCGCCTTCCAGGAGGCGTACGAGGATCTGGTCGCGTCCGCGTCCGCGGTGGCCCTGTGCGGCAGCCTGCCGCCGGGGGTGCCGGTCGGGGCGTACGCGGGGCTCGTCCGCACGGCGCGCGCCGCGCAGGTGCCCGTCCTCCTCGACACGAGCGGCGAGCCGCTGCGCCGCGGGGTCGCAGCCCGGCCGGACCTCATCAAGCCCAACGCCGACGAACTCGCCGAACTCACCGGCTCCCACGAGCCGCTTCGCGCCACCCAGGACGCCCGCCGGCGCGGCGCATCGGCCGTCGTCGCCTCGCTGGGCGCCCAGGGCCTCCTCGCGGCGACCGCGGAGGGACGCTGGCGCGCCACCCCGCCCGCCCGCGTCCACGGCAATCCGGCGGGCGCCGGCGACTCGGCGGTCGCGGGCCTGCTGTCCGGCCTGGTCGAGCACCTGCCGTGGCAGGACCGGCTGGCCCGCGCGGCCGCCCTGTCCGCGGCGACGGTCCTGGCCCCCACGGCGGGCGACTTCGACCGGTCGGCGTACGAGGAGCTGGTGGGCCGGATAGCGGTGACCGGGGAGGTCACCGCGGCCTGA
- the nagA gene encoding N-acetylglucosamine-6-phosphate deacetylase: MAPSLVLAGARVVLPTGIVDGGRVIVEGTRIAGSAPEDAEVVDVRGHWLVPGFVDIHNHGGGGASFTSGTVDEVLNGVRTHRRHGTTTLVASTVTVDMDFLAQRAGLLSELAEQGEIAGIHFEGPFISPCRKGAHSEELLRDPDPAEVRKLIDAARGKAKMVTLATELPGGIDSVRLLAEQGVIAAIGHTDATYEQTVEAIEAGATVATHLYNAMPTLGHRSPGPIAALLEDERVTVELINDGTHLHPASLKLAFHHAGADRVAFITDAMDAAGIGDGRYMLGPLEVDVTEGVARLVEGGSIAGSTLTLDRAFKRAVTLDGLPVEDVVAALSASPARVLGLYDRIGSLDPGKDADLVLLDAGFDLKGVMRRGEWVVDPQLG; the protein is encoded by the coding sequence ATGGCTCCTAGCTTGGTACTCGCCGGTGCTCGGGTGGTGCTGCCCACGGGGATCGTGGACGGCGGCCGCGTGATCGTCGAGGGCACGCGGATCGCCGGGAGCGCCCCCGAGGACGCCGAGGTCGTCGACGTACGGGGCCACTGGCTGGTCCCGGGCTTCGTCGACATCCACAACCACGGCGGCGGCGGCGCGTCCTTCACCTCCGGGACGGTCGACGAGGTCCTGAACGGCGTCCGCACCCACCGCCGGCACGGCACGACCACCCTGGTGGCGTCGACCGTCACGGTCGACATGGACTTCCTGGCCCAGCGGGCGGGCCTGCTCTCCGAGCTGGCCGAGCAGGGCGAGATCGCCGGCATCCACTTCGAGGGGCCGTTCATCTCACCGTGCCGCAAGGGCGCGCACTCCGAGGAGCTGCTGCGCGACCCGGATCCGGCGGAGGTGCGCAAGCTGATCGACGCGGCGCGCGGCAAGGCGAAGATGGTGACCCTGGCGACCGAACTGCCGGGCGGCATCGACTCCGTACGGCTGCTCGCGGAGCAGGGGGTGATCGCGGCGATCGGGCACACGGACGCGACGTACGAGCAGACGGTGGAGGCCATCGAGGCGGGCGCGACCGTCGCGACCCACCTCTACAACGCGATGCCCACGCTCGGCCACCGCTCCCCCGGCCCGATCGCCGCCCTCCTCGAGGACGAGCGCGTCACGGTCGAGCTCATCAACGACGGCACGCATCTCCACCCGGCCTCCCTGAAGCTGGCGTTCCATCACGCGGGCGCCGACCGTGTGGCGTTCATCACGGACGCGATGGACGCGGCCGGCATCGGCGACGGGCGGTACATGCTCGGCCCGCTGGAGGTGGACGTGACGGAGGGCGTGGCGCGTCTCGTCGAAGGCGGCTCGATCGCGGGCTCCACCCTGACCCTGGACCGCGCGTTCAAGCGGGCGGTGACGCTCGACGGGCTGCCGGTGGAGGACGTGGTGGCCGCGCTCTCCGCCAGCCCGGCCCGCGTACTCGGCCTGTACGACCGGATCGGCTCCCTCGACCCCGGCAAGGACGCCGACCTGGTCCTCCTTGACGCCGGCTTCGACCTCAAGGGTGTGATGCGCCGCGGCGAGTGGGTGGTCGATCCCCAACTGGGCTGA
- a CDS encoding ROK family protein, which produces MRHVIALDVGGTGMKAALVGAGTATAGGTPPGSPVLLHQARRSTGRERGPEAVVEGILDFAADLRAYGERHLGEPAAAAGVAVPGIVDEARGIAVYAANLGWTDVPLRDLLADRLGGIPVALGHDVRTGGLAEGRIGAGQGADRFLFVPLGTGIAGAIGIDGRVEAGAHGFAGEIGHIVVRPGGTPCPCGQRGCLERFASAAAVSEAWAAACGDPQADAADCAKAVASGDPNAVRVWQDAVDALADGLVTALTLLDPRTLIVGGGLAEAGETLFTPLRDAVRRRVTFQKLPAIVPAALGDSAGCLGAGLLAWDLLETPSPAAPAATDRPTTPDPSEVTT; this is translated from the coding sequence GTGAGACATGTCATCGCCCTCGACGTGGGCGGCACCGGGATGAAGGCCGCCCTGGTAGGGGCCGGCACGGCGACGGCCGGGGGCACACCCCCCGGGAGCCCCGTGCTGCTGCACCAGGCCCGCCGGTCCACCGGACGCGAACGCGGCCCCGAGGCGGTCGTCGAGGGCATCCTCGACTTCGCCGCCGACCTGCGCGCGTACGGCGAGCGGCACCTCGGCGAGCCCGCGGCCGCCGCCGGCGTCGCCGTCCCCGGCATCGTCGACGAGGCGCGCGGCATCGCCGTCTACGCCGCCAACCTGGGCTGGACCGACGTACCCCTGCGCGACCTGCTCGCCGACCGGCTCGGCGGCATCCCGGTCGCCCTCGGCCACGACGTGCGCACCGGAGGGCTGGCGGAGGGCCGGATCGGCGCGGGGCAGGGAGCCGACCGCTTCCTCTTCGTGCCCCTCGGCACCGGGATCGCGGGCGCCATCGGCATCGACGGCCGGGTGGAGGCGGGCGCGCACGGCTTCGCGGGCGAGATCGGCCACATCGTCGTACGGCCCGGGGGCACGCCGTGTCCGTGCGGGCAACGGGGGTGTCTGGAGCGGTTCGCGTCCGCGGCGGCGGTGAGCGAGGCATGGGCGGCGGCCTGCGGGGACCCGCAGGCGGACGCGGCCGACTGCGCGAAGGCCGTCGCGTCCGGGGACCCGAACGCCGTACGAGTGTGGCAGGACGCCGTCGACGCCCTCGCCGACGGCCTGGTCACCGCGCTCACCCTGCTGGATCCGCGCACACTCATCGTCGGTGGCGGGCTCGCCGAGGCGGGGGAGACGTTGTTCACACCGCTGCGGGACGCCGTGCGGCGGCGCGTGACCTTCCAGAAGCTGCCGGCCATCGTCCCCGCGGCCCTGGGGGACTCCGCGGGATGCCTCGGTGCGGGTCTCCTCGCCTGGGATCTCCTCGAAACGCCGTCTCCTGCCGCGCCTGCGGCAACCGACCGTCCTACGACCCCTGACCCCTCGGAGGTAACCACCTGA
- a CDS encoding extracellular solute-binding protein — MQGRRARTIAVVSALGMTAALGGFRLIGSGGASEVTLRLVAADYGDSAANSSKKYWDELVEEYEAEHPDVTVDVTVYSWNDVDRKVKEMVAAGEAPDMAQIGAYSDYAAKGLLYKADDVLSIPVQADFAPQLVAAGQVHGVQYGMPFAASTRLLFYNKSLFKRAGLTPPKTWDQLAADAKALKAEGVKYPYALPLGPEEAQAETMQWLLSGGGGYTETAGSYRIDDPENVRTFTWLRDKLVGKGLTGPVAPGKLNRADAFAAFASGEVGMLNGHPTLMKLAEQKGVQVGMVPMPGRSGESKATMGVADWMMAFKRSGHGEQIGDFLDFVYSEQNVLDFSREYDLLPVTNSASEVMSSAAQDKALEPFLEELPVAELYPVGRTSWAAVSAAVKRSIGQAVTATGDPAGVLGKLQMTATKAERGQ, encoded by the coding sequence ATGCAGGGGCGGAGAGCAAGAACGATCGCGGTGGTGTCCGCGCTGGGGATGACGGCGGCCCTCGGCGGCTTCCGGCTCATCGGCAGCGGCGGAGCGAGCGAGGTGACACTCCGGCTGGTCGCCGCGGACTACGGCGACAGCGCCGCGAACAGCTCGAAGAAGTACTGGGACGAGCTGGTCGAGGAGTACGAGGCCGAGCACCCGGACGTGACGGTCGACGTCACCGTGTACTCCTGGAACGACGTCGACCGCAAGGTCAAGGAGATGGTCGCCGCCGGCGAGGCGCCCGACATGGCCCAGATCGGCGCGTACTCCGACTACGCGGCGAAGGGGCTGCTCTACAAGGCCGACGACGTGCTCTCCATACCCGTCCAGGCCGACTTCGCCCCCCAGCTCGTCGCGGCGGGACAGGTGCACGGGGTGCAGTACGGCATGCCGTTCGCGGCTTCCACGCGCCTGCTCTTCTACAACAAGAGCCTCTTCAAGCGGGCCGGGCTCACCCCGCCGAAGACCTGGGACCAGCTCGCCGCCGACGCGAAGGCGCTGAAGGCGGAGGGCGTGAAGTACCCGTACGCGCTGCCGCTCGGGCCGGAGGAGGCGCAGGCCGAGACGATGCAGTGGCTGCTCAGCGGCGGAGGCGGCTACACCGAGACCGCCGGCAGCTACCGGATCGACGACCCCGAGAACGTCCGGACCTTCACCTGGCTCAGGGACAAGCTGGTCGGCAAGGGGCTGACCGGGCCGGTCGCGCCGGGGAAGCTGAACCGTGCGGACGCGTTCGCGGCGTTCGCGAGCGGGGAGGTCGGCATGCTGAACGGCCACCCCACGCTGATGAAGCTCGCCGAGCAGAAGGGCGTGCAGGTCGGCATGGTGCCGATGCCGGGCCGCAGCGGGGAGAGCAAGGCGACGATGGGGGTCGCCGACTGGATGATGGCGTTCAAGCGGAGCGGGCACGGCGAGCAGATCGGCGACTTCCTCGACTTCGTCTACAGCGAGCAGAACGTGCTGGACTTCTCGCGTGAGTACGACCTGCTGCCGGTCACCAACTCGGCGTCCGAGGTGATGAGTTCGGCCGCGCAGGACAAGGCGCTGGAGCCGTTCCTCGAGGAACTCCCCGTCGCCGAGCTCTATCCCGTGGGGCGAACGTCGTGGGCGGCGGTCAGTGCGGCGGTGAAGCGGAGCATCGGGCAGGCGGTGACGGCGACGGGCGATCCGGCAGGGGTGCTGGGGAAGTTGCAGATGACGGCGACGAAGGCGGAGCGCGGGCAGTAG
- a CDS encoding DUF3263 domain-containing protein: MDEEQSELGVREKGILALERRGFPGPGAKERAIREELGLAPVRYYQLLNALLDDPRALAHDPVTVNRLRRIRERRRADR; encoded by the coding sequence ATGGACGAGGAGCAGTCGGAGCTGGGCGTGCGGGAGAAGGGGATCCTCGCGCTGGAACGCAGGGGGTTTCCGGGGCCCGGCGCGAAGGAACGGGCCATACGTGAGGAACTCGGCCTTGCTCCTGTCCGCTACTACCAGCTCCTGAACGCCCTGCTTGACGACCCTCGGGCGCTGGCGCACGACCCGGTGACGGTGAACAGGCTGCGGCGGATACGGGAGAGACGGCGGGCGGACCGATAG
- the otsB gene encoding trehalose-phosphatase, whose translation MGSHPFPTPVTQQGRDGLDAILRRPAHAVVALDFDGTLAPIVADPEQARAHPDAVPALAALAPKVASVAVITGRPAGTAVQHGGFAGAAGLEHLVVLGHYGAERWEARTGSLTAPDPHPGVAAVRAELPGFLDEIGAGAGVWVEEKGRAVAVHTRRAEDPQAAFEALKSPLADLAARHGLIVEPGRMVLELRPPGMDKGVALLEYVREIGAQAVLYAGDDLGDLPAFAAVDKLRSDGIPGLLVCSGSEEVTELAQRADVVVDGPAGVVRLLAALAAQLG comes from the coding sequence ATGGGCAGCCACCCCTTCCCGACCCCCGTCACCCAACAAGGCCGCGACGGACTGGACGCCATCCTCCGTCGGCCGGCGCACGCCGTCGTCGCCCTCGACTTCGACGGCACCCTCGCCCCCATCGTCGCCGACCCCGAGCAGGCCCGGGCGCACCCGGACGCCGTGCCCGCGCTCGCCGCGCTCGCGCCGAAGGTCGCCTCCGTGGCCGTGATCACGGGACGCCCCGCCGGCACAGCCGTGCAGCACGGCGGCTTCGCCGGAGCTGCGGGGCTCGAGCACCTCGTCGTACTCGGGCACTACGGTGCCGAGCGCTGGGAGGCCCGCACCGGCAGTCTCACGGCCCCCGACCCCCACCCCGGCGTCGCCGCCGTCCGCGCCGAGCTACCGGGGTTTCTCGACGAGATCGGAGCCGGGGCGGGCGTCTGGGTCGAGGAGAAGGGCCGGGCCGTCGCCGTCCACACACGCCGCGCCGAGGACCCGCAGGCCGCCTTCGAGGCACTCAAGAGCCCCCTCGCCGACCTCGCCGCCCGGCACGGGCTGATCGTCGAGCCGGGGCGGATGGTCCTGGAGCTGCGGCCGCCCGGCATGGACAAGGGCGTCGCCCTGCTCGAGTACGTCCGTGAGATCGGCGCCCAGGCCGTGCTCTACGCCGGTGACGACCTCGGCGACCTGCCCGCCTTCGCCGCCGTCGACAAGCTCCGCTCCGACGGCATCCCCGGCCTGCTGGTGTGCAGCGGCAGCGAGGAGGTCACGGAGCTCGCCCAGCGCGCCGACGTCGTGGTCGACGGCCCCGCGGGGGTCGTACGGCTGCTCGCCGCGCTCGCGGCTCAGCTCGGCTGA
- a CDS encoding trehalose-6-phosphate synthase — MASTFGAAQVLVASNRGPVSYEVREDGSLLAKRGGGGLVSGLSAIGPEAGALWVCSALSDGDREAVRRGVGEEGVRMLPVPADVHADAYNGIANSVLWFVHHMLYQTPLEPVFDAEFRRQWASYETYNRAFAEALAEEAAEGAAVLVQDYHLCLVPGMLRELRPDLRIGHFSHTPWAPVDYFGILPEDIRLRLLGGMLGADRLGFLTRRWADAFTACCTEFTGGLGTTRVGVHGLGADADFLRARSHQPDVEERMTALREEIGEGRRTIVRVDRTELSKNIVRGLLAYRQLLDDHPEWRERVVHVAFAYPSRQDLAVYRDYTAEVQRLSEEINGRYGTPGWTPVVLHVKDDFARSLAAYRLADVALVNPIRDGMNLVAKEMPVVSDEGCALVLSREAGAYWELREDALTVNPYDVMQTAAALYEALTMRPEERAERTKRLAAAATALPPQQWFLEQLQALEGDQPS, encoded by the coding sequence ATGGCTTCAACCTTCGGTGCTGCCCAGGTGCTGGTCGCGTCCAATCGCGGCCCGGTGTCGTACGAGGTTCGGGAGGACGGCTCGCTGCTCGCCAAACGGGGCGGCGGCGGGCTGGTCTCCGGTCTGTCGGCCATCGGCCCGGAGGCCGGTGCGCTGTGGGTGTGCTCGGCGCTTTCCGACGGCGACCGGGAGGCCGTCCGGCGCGGGGTCGGCGAGGAGGGCGTGCGCATGCTGCCCGTTCCGGCCGACGTGCACGCCGACGCCTACAACGGCATCGCCAACTCCGTGCTGTGGTTCGTCCACCACATGCTGTACCAGACGCCGCTGGAGCCGGTCTTCGACGCGGAGTTCCGGCGCCAGTGGGCGTCGTACGAGACGTACAACCGGGCCTTCGCCGAGGCGCTGGCCGAGGAGGCGGCCGAGGGTGCCGCGGTCCTGGTGCAGGACTACCACCTGTGCCTGGTCCCGGGGATGCTCCGTGAGCTGCGCCCGGACCTGCGCATCGGCCATTTCTCGCACACGCCGTGGGCGCCGGTGGACTACTTCGGGATCCTCCCGGAGGACATCCGACTGCGGCTGCTGGGCGGAATGCTCGGCGCGGACCGGCTCGGTTTCCTGACGCGCCGCTGGGCGGACGCGTTCACCGCGTGCTGCACGGAGTTCACCGGGGGCCTCGGCACCACCAGGGTCGGTGTCCACGGCCTCGGGGCCGACGCCGACTTCCTGCGCGCCCGCTCCCACCAGCCGGACGTCGAGGAGCGGATGACGGCACTGCGCGAGGAGATCGGCGAGGGACGCAGGACCATCGTCCGCGTCGACCGCACGGAACTCTCGAAGAACATCGTGCGCGGCCTGCTGGCCTACCGGCAGCTGCTCGACGACCACCCCGAGTGGCGCGAACGGGTGGTGCACGTGGCGTTCGCGTACCCGTCGCGGCAGGACCTGGCGGTGTACCGCGACTACACCGCCGAGGTTCAGCGGCTGTCGGAGGAGATCAACGGCCGGTACGGCACGCCCGGCTGGACCCCGGTCGTGCTGCATGTGAAGGACGACTTCGCGAGGTCACTGGCCGCCTACCGGCTGGCCGACGTGGCGCTGGTGAACCCCATCCGGGACGGCATGAACCTGGTCGCCAAGGAGATGCCGGTCGTCTCCGACGAGGGCTGCGCGCTGGTGCTGTCACGGGAGGCGGGGGCGTACTGGGAGCTGCGCGAGGACGCGCTCACCGTCAATCCGTACGACGTGATGCAGACCGCGGCGGCCCTGTACGAGGCGTTGACCATGCGGCCGGAGGAACGGGCGGAGCGGACGAAGAGGCTGGCCGCGGCGGCGACCGCGTTGCCGCCGCAGCAGTGGTTCCTGGAGCAGTTGCAGGCGCTGGAGGGCGATCAGCCGAGCTGA
- a CDS encoding glucosyl-3-phosphoglycerate synthase, whose translation MLEEVERWLSTRSWSVTDRPLHKILAAKRSTGQSVSVVLPALNEEETVGDIVAIIRHDLMQQVPLVDEIVVVDSGSTDRTSAVAAAAGARVVHRDDILPRVPAVPGKGEVLWRSLLVTTGDIVCFIDADLKDFSSDFVSGIVGPLLTEPEVDLVKAMYDRPLGGAAGQGGRVTELMARPLLNMHWPQLAGFVQPLGGEYAARRSLLEQLPFPVGYGVELGMLVDSLHLVGLDALAQVDVGVRKHRHQDGQALGRMAAAIYRTAQLRMARGHLIRPSLTQFERGEDGFEPRTYSVDTEERPPMVEITEYASRKVA comes from the coding sequence GTGCTGGAAGAAGTCGAGCGCTGGCTGAGCACCCGGTCCTGGTCCGTGACCGATCGTCCGCTCCACAAGATCCTCGCAGCGAAACGCTCCACGGGCCAGTCGGTCAGTGTCGTGCTGCCTGCGCTCAACGAGGAGGAGACGGTCGGCGACATCGTCGCGATCATCCGCCACGACCTGATGCAGCAGGTCCCGCTGGTCGACGAGATCGTCGTCGTCGACTCCGGGTCCACCGACCGCACCTCCGCGGTGGCCGCCGCCGCGGGCGCCCGGGTCGTCCACCGCGACGACATCCTGCCGCGCGTCCCGGCCGTTCCCGGCAAGGGCGAGGTCCTGTGGCGGTCCTTGCTGGTCACCACGGGGGACATCGTCTGTTTCATCGACGCCGACCTGAAGGACTTCTCCTCCGACTTCGTCTCCGGGATCGTGGGCCCGCTGCTCACCGAGCCGGAGGTCGACCTGGTCAAGGCGATGTACGACCGCCCGCTCGGTGGGGCGGCGGGCCAAGGGGGCCGGGTCACCGAACTCATGGCGCGCCCGCTGCTCAACATGCACTGGCCGCAGCTGGCCGGTTTCGTGCAGCCGCTCGGCGGCGAGTACGCGGCCCGCCGCTCCCTGCTCGAACAGCTGCCCTTCCCCGTCGGCTACGGCGTGGAGCTGGGCATGCTGGTCGACTCCCTGCACCTGGTGGGCCTGGACGCGCTCGCCCAGGTCGACGTCGGCGTGCGCAAGCACCGCCACCAGGACGGGCAGGCGCTGGGCCGCATGGCGGCCGCGATCTACCGCACCGCCCAGCTCCGGATGGCCCGCGGTCATCTGATCCGCCCCTCCCTCACCCAGTTCGAGCGGGGCGAGGACGGGTTCGAACCGCGCACCTACTCCGTGGACACGGAGGAGCGTCCGCCGATGGTGGAGATCACGGAATACGCGTCACGCAAGGTGGCATAA
- the thrC gene encoding threonine synthase produces the protein MAAQTVASTTDSTVDLGPAAALSCRECGHRVPLGPVFACEECFGPLEIAYDFSSYETEELRKRIEAGPANIWRYAPLLPVPADVADKPNLNPGWTELVKADNLARELGVTGGLYVKDDSGNPTHSFKDRVVAQALEAARAFGFTTLSCSSTGNLAGAVGAAAARAGFRSCVFIPHDLEQGKVVMAAIYGGDLVGIEGNYDDVNRFCSELIGDPAGEGWGFVNVNLRPYYAEGSKTLAYEVCEQLGWRLPDQIVIPIASGSQLTKVDKGLQELIKLGLVEDKPYKIFGAQAEGCSPVSTAYKAGHDVVRPQKPNTIAKSLAIGNPADGPYVLDIARRTGGAVEDVTDEQVVDAIKLLARTEGIFAETAGGVTVGVTKKLIENGELDPTKSTVVFNTGDGLKTLDAVAGTGLTATIRPNLDSFRQAGLV, from the coding sequence ATGGCTGCGCAGACTGTTGCAAGCACCACCGATTCCACCGTAGACCTCGGGCCGGCCGCTGCCCTGAGCTGCCGCGAGTGCGGTCACCGGGTACCGCTCGGCCCCGTCTTCGCGTGCGAGGAGTGTTTCGGCCCGCTCGAGATCGCGTACGACTTCTCGTCCTACGAAACCGAGGAGCTCCGCAAGCGTATCGAGGCGGGACCCGCGAACATCTGGCGTTACGCGCCGCTGCTGCCCGTCCCCGCGGACGTGGCCGACAAGCCGAACCTCAACCCCGGCTGGACCGAGCTCGTCAAGGCCGACAACCTGGCGCGCGAGCTCGGCGTGACCGGCGGGTTGTATGTGAAGGACGACTCCGGTAACCCGACGCACTCCTTCAAGGACCGCGTCGTCGCCCAGGCCCTCGAGGCCGCCCGCGCCTTCGGCTTCACCACCCTCTCCTGCTCCTCCACCGGCAATCTCGCCGGTGCCGTCGGCGCCGCCGCCGCCCGCGCCGGCTTCCGCTCCTGCGTGTTCATCCCGCACGACCTCGAGCAGGGCAAGGTCGTCATGGCCGCCATCTACGGCGGCGACCTCGTCGGCATCGAGGGCAACTACGACGACGTGAACCGCTTCTGCTCCGAGCTGATCGGCGACCCGGCCGGCGAGGGCTGGGGCTTCGTCAACGTCAACCTGCGGCCGTACTACGCGGAGGGGTCCAAGACCCTGGCGTACGAGGTCTGCGAACAGCTCGGCTGGCGGCTGCCCGACCAGATCGTCATCCCCATCGCCTCCGGCTCGCAGCTCACCAAGGTCGACAAGGGCCTGCAGGAGCTGATCAAGCTCGGTCTCGTCGAGGACAAGCCGTACAAGATCTTCGGCGCGCAGGCCGAGGGCTGCTCGCCGGTGTCGACCGCGTACAAGGCGGGCCACGACGTCGTCCGGCCGCAGAAGCCGAACACCATCGCCAAGTCGCTGGCCATCGGCAACCCCGCGGACGGTCCGTACGTCCTCGACATCGCGCGCCGTACGGGCGGCGCTGTGGAGGACGTGACGGACGAGCAGGTGGTCGACGCGATCAAGCTGCTCGCCCGCACCGAGGGCATCTTCGCGGAGACCGCCGGTGGTGTGACCGTCGGCGTGACGAAGAAGCTGATCGAGAACGGTGAGCTCGACCCGACGAAGTCGACCGTTGTGTTCAACACGGGGGACGGTCTCAAGACGCTGGATGCGGTGGCGGGTACGGGGCTGACTGCGACCATTCGTCCCAACCTGGACTCGTTCCGTCAGGCCGGGCTCGTCTAG
- a CDS encoding ubiquitin-like small modifier protein 1, with the protein MSVTVRIPTILRTYTGGQAEVAAEGATLGEVIADLEKNHTGIAARVLDDQGKLRRFVNVYVNDDDVRFEQGLETATPDGAGVSIIPAVAGG; encoded by the coding sequence GTGAGCGTCACCGTCCGCATCCCCACCATCCTGCGCACCTACACCGGCGGCCAGGCCGAGGTCGCCGCCGAGGGAGCGACCCTCGGCGAGGTCATCGCCGACCTCGAGAAGAACCACACCGGTATCGCGGCGCGTGTGCTCGACGACCAGGGCAAGCTGCGTCGGTTCGTCAACGTGTACGTGAACGACGACGACGTCCGTTTCGAGCAGGGTCTGGAGACCGCGACCCCGGACGGCGCGGGTGTCTCCATCATCCCGGCGGTCGCGGGCGGCTGA
- a CDS encoding cold-shock protein — MAQGTVKWFNAEKGYGFIAVDGGADVFVHYSAIQMDGYRTLEEGQRVDFEISQGQKGPQADMVRLATS, encoded by the coding sequence ATGGCTCAGGGCACCGTCAAGTGGTTCAACGCGGAGAAGGGGTACGGCTTCATCGCGGTCGACGGTGGTGCGGATGTTTTCGTCCACTACAGCGCGATCCAGATGGACGGATACCGCACCCTGGAAGAGGGTCAGCGGGTCGATTTCGAGATCTCGCAGGGCCAGAAGGGGCCGCAGGCGGACATGGTCCGTCTGGCGACCAGCTGA